The genomic region TTTCTAATCGATAAACTCTGTGGTTCGTCTTGTAAATGTCAATCATTTGacgtttatttgtttatttgactGACTTCAAAAGTTCAAATTGAATTGAACAACAAAATACCAATACGAAATTTCTAATGTATTATCTAATAAATGAGAACTTTAAAGTGTCTTCTGATACAACTCACAATAACAGCACAACTTGCGAATTCTGAACCTCTTGTTATATAAACTACAGCATATCTTTTCATTTGTAAAATATGGATAGCAAAGTGCGTCGCAACGGACGTTTGATTGATATTGTGGATGAGGAATGGCGAGCCGAGGTTCTGCCACACGAAGATATCCAGGTACCGTTAGAAGAACTGCCTGATCCAGAAGCCGACAGCGCTGATTCTCACTTGACGCTCAAGGAGCAGAGCTTGCGATGGCAGGAAAACTTCCCTGAGCCAGCAAATAACGAACAAAACTAATCAGTTTTTCATTTCcgatttattgtaatttttgttttaagatATGTTATTCTTTTGCAtctaagtttatttaaatagaacaTTTACATATATGATATTGTgtgcaattttaataaaaaaaagtcacttcaaaaacatgtATTGTTTCAACTTATATCcgtataaataaacatgaaaagAATTATTCAGTTCTTTCAATTACAAacccaaaaataaaacagtcaTTGCATTTTACACACTatctatttttgtttaaatggCCATAAAAGCTTTAGGCGGAAT from Colias croceus chromosome 3, ilColCroc2.1 harbors:
- the LOC123705937 gene encoding anaphase-promoting complex subunit 13; the encoded protein is MDSKVRRNGRLIDIVDEEWRAEVLPHEDIQVPLEELPDPEADSADSHLTLKEQSLRWQENFPEPANNEQN